The Carnobacterium sp. 17-4 genome has a window encoding:
- the cmk gene encoding (d)CMP kinase, with translation MKKTIQVAIDGPASAGKSTVAKILAKELGYIYCDTGAMYRALTYQAIKNKIEVTDEKQLVRLLKEMVISFEPNKGNQKVFINGEEVTDAIRLTDVTNAVSAVSAHGEVRKELVKRQQEIASHGGVVMDGRDIGTAVLPTAEVKIFLIASVDERAERRYKENLSKGIPTSLEVLKQEIADRDYKDSHREVSPLTQAEDAILLDTTSLSIEQVVERIRELIQIKLTN, from the coding sequence TTGAAAAAAACAATACAAGTTGCCATTGACGGTCCGGCATCAGCTGGAAAAAGCACAGTCGCTAAGATATTAGCGAAAGAATTAGGTTACATTTATTGCGATACTGGAGCAATGTATCGTGCTCTAACATATCAAGCAATCAAAAATAAAATCGAAGTAACAGATGAAAAACAATTAGTTCGCTTATTAAAAGAAATGGTTATTTCTTTTGAACCAAATAAAGGCAATCAAAAAGTATTTATTAATGGTGAGGAAGTCACCGATGCTATTCGTTTAACAGATGTAACAAATGCCGTTTCAGCCGTTTCAGCGCATGGCGAAGTTAGAAAAGAATTAGTAAAAAGGCAACAAGAAATAGCTTCACACGGTGGAGTAGTTATGGACGGTCGTGATATTGGTACAGCCGTTTTGCCAACAGCAGAAGTGAAAATATTTCTTATTGCTAGTGTTGACGAACGAGCAGAAAGACGCTATAAAGAAAATTTAAGTAAAGGTATACCTACTTCACTAGAAGTATTGAAGCAAGAAATTGCGGATCGAGATTACAAAGATTCACATCGTGAAGTTTCTCCGCTTACACAAGCTGAAGATGCTATTCTCTTAGATACAACTAGCTTGTCTATTGAACAGGTTGTTGAAAGAATCAGAGAATTAATTCAAATCAAACTTACTAATTGA
- the rpsA gene encoding 30S ribosomal protein S1 codes for MTENEKNQEVNEQESMMDAMNSVQEINIGDIVKGEILTIQDNKQAIVGIIGGGVEGVIPNNELSAAPFENVTDIVNVGDIVDLVVIKEIKEKENGSYLLSKRRIDAKQVWEKVQKEFDEGTIIEAPVKEVVKGGLVVDVGVRGFVPASMVDVHFVEDFSSYKGQTLKFKIVEIEPSENRLILSHKAVVEAENEEKKKDLLNHLVEGDIVKGKIARLTNFGAFIDLGGVDGLVHISQIAYEHVKDPADVLTVGEEVNVKILSVNEEEGRISLSIKETLPGPWDDIEERAAVGSVLDGLVKRLTSFGAFVEVFPGVEGLVHISQISHNHIATPHEVLNEGDEIKVKVLEVNPTDQRLSLSIKALEEKPNQPKASQKETNYDLPEEDTGFTLGDILGDQLSDITTDDDN; via the coding sequence ATGACGGAAAATGAAAAAAACCAAGAGGTCAACGAACAAGAATCAATGATGGACGCAATGAATAGTGTTCAAGAAATTAATATTGGCGATATTGTTAAAGGTGAAATTTTAACGATTCAAGATAATAAGCAAGCTATAGTTGGCATCATTGGTGGCGGAGTTGAAGGTGTTATTCCGAACAATGAATTATCAGCTGCTCCATTTGAAAACGTTACAGATATTGTAAATGTTGGAGATATCGTAGATTTAGTTGTTATCAAAGAGATTAAAGAAAAAGAAAATGGTAGCTATTTGCTATCAAAGCGTCGTATTGATGCTAAACAAGTCTGGGAAAAAGTTCAAAAAGAATTTGATGAAGGTACCATTATTGAAGCACCTGTTAAAGAAGTAGTAAAAGGTGGTTTAGTTGTAGATGTGGGCGTCAGAGGATTTGTACCTGCTTCTATGGTAGATGTTCATTTTGTAGAAGATTTTTCTAGTTATAAAGGACAGACGTTGAAATTTAAAATTGTTGAAATCGAACCTAGTGAGAACCGCTTAATTCTTTCTCATAAGGCTGTTGTTGAAGCAGAAAATGAAGAAAAGAAAAAAGACTTACTTAATCATTTGGTTGAAGGCGATATTGTAAAAGGAAAAATCGCTCGTCTAACAAATTTTGGAGCTTTTATTGATCTTGGCGGTGTAGATGGTCTTGTTCACATCTCACAAATTGCTTATGAGCATGTAAAAGATCCTGCAGATGTCTTAACAGTCGGAGAAGAAGTTAATGTGAAGATTCTTTCTGTAAATGAAGAAGAAGGCCGTATTTCTCTTTCTATTAAAGAAACTTTGCCTGGACCATGGGATGATATTGAAGAGCGCGCAGCAGTAGGGTCTGTTCTGGATGGTCTAGTTAAACGTTTAACAAGTTTTGGAGCGTTTGTTGAAGTCTTCCCAGGAGTTGAAGGACTTGTTCATATCTCGCAAATTTCGCACAATCATATTGCAACTCCACATGAAGTTTTAAATGAGGGCGACGAAATTAAAGTGAAAGTATTAGAAGTTAATCCAACAGATCAAAGACTTTCTTTAAGTATTAAGGCATTAGAAGAGAAACCGAATCAGCCAAAAGCAA